The DNA sequence TTTTCTAATTTTCAAGGTACGGAAAACAAGACGCTTGCCGCCTACTCGGATGCGGTTTATAACGAAGTATTTGTCGAAAACAGCAATGCGTGTTTTATCATTACCATACCTGAACTTGAAATAACTGAGCTCAATCGCGTCGCACAAAGTGCCTTGGATATACCATTAAGAGATGAGCCTCTATTCTTAGAGTCATTGTGGACTAGTTTCAAAGAAGATATGCCTAAAGAGTGGCTCGAAAGTCTCAGAACCAAGAGAGCCTATTCCTCCTGTGTAGCTAAGATAAAACTCAAAGAGATCCATGGTCAATCCATGCCAAGGTTATGTACCTTGGCATTTATCCCATTACCATATAAACAAAAGCCCAGTGCCATCATAAAGGTGATTAACAAAGCATTTTTGTTAAGTGAAAAAACGGTATCCTCTTCGCCGGTTGGACGCCTAGATGTAGCTCGTCACGCAGAGGGCATGGCCTATTGGGAGCTGGATTTAAAAAACCAACAGCTGTATTACTGCACTATGGTGGCAAAATTATTGGGGCTGGACGAAAGTTTTAAGTCACCCATTGACTTGAGCATTTTAAAACAAAGGGCGGACACTGCCGTTTTTGATTTTATTATTCAATGCGTTAAAACTGGATTCAGAACAAATCCTTTAAAAGCTCAAAAAATGTTGATCGACAGGTCGGGTAATCAATCATTTGTTTACATGCAGGCTCAATTTTATCCAGACGAGCAGTTTGTCATTGGTAGTTTTTTAGATATTACCCCAATAAAACAGTTAGAAATTAAGCTTAGACAACAAGAGCAGCAGACTAATCAACTAGTTGATTCAATACCTGAAGGAATCATGGTATTGCAAAATAACCGAGTAGTTTATCTTAACCGTGCCTCACAAAAGCTTTTTGGCATTGATGATTTAGGTCAGTCTGGGGAATTGTTATTAGCTGATTTCGTGTCTGATCACGACAAGGCGCTTTTGCGTGATCGAATAAAGTTTATGTTATCGGGTAAAAAGTCGAGTTATGGCTTTACCTCATTTACTTTGCGTCGTTCAGACGGGGAATACTTTGATGCAGAAGTCGCTGTAAACCTCATTATTTACGAAGGGACAGAGTCAGTTCAATTTGTTATTCGAGATTTAACCGACGTCCTCAGGGTAAAAAATGCATTAGCCAGAGCAAACTATCGATTGAGTGCATTGTCTTCAAAAACCTTACAATTGATCGAAGCAGAGCGTAAGCAAATTGCCGGGGAACTTCACGATGACGTAGGTCAATCCCTAACTGCAGTGCTTTTGGCCACCAAGTGGATTACTCGACGAGTGGACGATGAGCAGATCTTGAGTAAAATCGCAGATATTCATCAGATAACTAGTCAAAGTCTTGATACAGTAAGAAACTTGTCTCTACTATTGAGACCAGCTCAGTTGGACTCTCTGGGTTTCTCACCAGCCATCAAGTGGCAAATGGAAAAGTTATTTTCAATTGATGAAATAAATTATCAAATCGATGATAAA is a window from the Psychrosphaera ytuae genome containing:
- a CDS encoding PAS domain-containing sensor histidine kinase; the protein is MSRKEQHIRAVKLFVTILLSVVLVALFVMSKSVVAQWLIIVLVGGGVYLSVDRLFSNFQGTENKTLAAYSDAVYNEVFVENSNACFIITIPELEITELNRVAQSALDIPLRDEPLFLESLWTSFKEDMPKEWLESLRTKRAYSSCVAKIKLKEIHGQSMPRLCTLAFIPLPYKQKPSAIIKVINKAFLLSEKTVSSSPVGRLDVARHAEGMAYWELDLKNQQLYYCTMVAKLLGLDESFKSPIDLSILKQRADTAVFDFIIQCVKTGFRTNPLKAQKMLIDRSGNQSFVYMQAQFYPDEQFVIGSFLDITPIKQLEIKLRQQEQQTNQLVDSIPEGIMVLQNNRVVYLNRASQKLFGIDDLGQSGELLLADFVSDHDKALLRDRIKFMLSGKKSSYGFTSFTLRRSDGEYFDAEVAVNLIIYEGTESVQFVIRDLTDVLRVKNALARANYRLSALSSKTLQLIEAERKQIAGELHDDVGQSLTAVLLATKWITRRVDDEQILSKIADIHQITSQSLDTVRNLSLLLRPAQLDSLGFSPAIKWQMEKLFSIDEINYQIDDKDFVELKDKQAEIVGFRIVQESLTNIVKHARAKNVRVTLFSNESVLIIQISDDGIGFDVHAQSDSVGLINMKERVELAGGEFKIFSKPLLGTDIKVEIPLRNTESGLDSY